A window from Phalacrocorax carbo chromosome 20, bPhaCar2.1, whole genome shotgun sequence encodes these proteins:
- the TMEM240 gene encoding transmembrane protein 240 isoform X2 yields the protein MSMNANTMIFMILGASIVMAIACLMDMNALLDRFHNYILPHLRGEDRVCHCNCGRHHVHYVIPYDGDQSVVDSSENYFVTDNVTKQEIDLMLGLLLGFCISWFLVWMDGVLHYAVRAWRTSRRYDNSWSWIPKFCNLKEFRKRHHRQYEEATGNMVHIKQKLYHNGHPSPRHL from the exons ATGTCCATGAATGCAAACACCATGATTTTCATGATCCTGGGCGCCTCTATCGTTATG GCAATAGCTTGCTTGATGGACATGAATGCGTTGTTGGACAGATTTCACAATTACATCTTACCGCATCTGAGAGGGGAAGACCGAGTTTGTCACTGCAACTGTGGAAG GCATCATGTCCATTACGTTATCCCGTATGATGGGGATCAGTCAGTGGTGGACTCCTCGGAGAATTACTTTGTGACTGACAATGTAACCAAGCAAGAGATTGATCTGATGCTGGGACTTTTGCTGGGCTTTTGTATAAGCTGGTTTCTGGTGTGGATGGATGGGGTTCTCCATTATGCAGTGCGAGCCTGGAGAACTAGCCGACGGTATG ACAATTCCTGGTCTTGGATTCCAAAATTTTGTAACTTAAAGGAGTTCAGAAAACGTCACCACAGGCAGTACGAGGAGGCGACTGGGAACATGGTGCACATCAAACAGAAGCTGTACCATAACGGGCACCCTAGCCCGCGGCACCTCTGA
- the TMEM240 gene encoding transmembrane protein 240 isoform X1 produces MTASLFGNQTRVNVLFHHPELTRCLGYGLLQAIACLMDMNALLDRFHNYILPHLRGEDRVCHCNCGRHHVHYVIPYDGDQSVVDSSENYFVTDNVTKQEIDLMLGLLLGFCISWFLVWMDGVLHYAVRAWRTSRRYDNSWSWIPKFCNLKEFRKRHHRQYEEATGNMVHIKQKLYHNGHPSPRHL; encoded by the exons atgactGCTTCACTCTTTGGCAATCAAACTAGAGTCAATGTTTTATTCCATCATCCAGAGTTGACCAGATGCCTTGGTTATGGGCTCTTACAGGCAATAGCTTGCTTGATGGACATGAATGCGTTGTTGGACAGATTTCACAATTACATCTTACCGCATCTGAGAGGGGAAGACCGAGTTTGTCACTGCAACTGTGGAAG GCATCATGTCCATTACGTTATCCCGTATGATGGGGATCAGTCAGTGGTGGACTCCTCGGAGAATTACTTTGTGACTGACAATGTAACCAAGCAAGAGATTGATCTGATGCTGGGACTTTTGCTGGGCTTTTGTATAAGCTGGTTTCTGGTGTGGATGGATGGGGTTCTCCATTATGCAGTGCGAGCCTGGAGAACTAGCCGACGGTATG ACAATTCCTGGTCTTGGATTCCAAAATTTTGTAACTTAAAGGAGTTCAGAAAACGTCACCACAGGCAGTACGAGGAGGCGACTGGGAACATGGTGCACATCAAACAGAAGCTGTACCATAACGGGCACCCTAGCCCGCGGCACCTCTGA